A single window of Puniceicoccus vermicola DNA harbors:
- a CDS encoding lipopolysaccharide biosynthesis protein — MKAFLANKDKFFALADSALLSLFRLGIGIVIAKTAGAESFAHYIILTSALVIFQTLPGASIITPLIHLGAGTNRATSQVFFAKSHARLRRYYLWGTVVAVVAIPVVLREEVPFSIYLGFIGACLASLELNFRRSLLMARFQMLQALAVDVTIIVFVAAAILIGWQIGDQAHAAYWWSFFIASLLGSFWMARVLSQPNPKDCPQDQEVELLDQRARKQGGAMLKGSIANSVCSRLQPISLATFSTTLTVAQFGAAWTLIGPMRLLSVAFSNILRPRLAVQLKRGESDRFYRNLRLSYALISGIGVAGILYTLLAGGFTFVLLFGEEFRSAAILLIPAILYAILDTTSSIQALAIQVRDEDGAQFTARLRIVCGIVSLALLVPACYYFGAMGALCALLIVESLYIILSSRKLHRQQPSMS, encoded by the coding sequence GTGAAAGCCTTTCTCGCCAATAAGGACAAGTTCTTCGCACTTGCAGACAGCGCCCTCCTCTCCCTCTTTCGATTGGGGATCGGGATCGTCATCGCGAAGACGGCGGGCGCGGAGAGTTTTGCCCACTACATCATTCTAACTTCCGCTCTCGTCATTTTTCAGACGCTTCCGGGGGCTTCTATCATCACTCCTCTCATTCACCTGGGAGCGGGCACAAACCGGGCGACCAGCCAAGTCTTCTTCGCAAAGTCTCACGCAAGGCTCCGCCGATATTACCTCTGGGGAACCGTGGTTGCGGTGGTCGCAATCCCGGTCGTACTTCGCGAGGAGGTTCCGTTCTCCATTTATCTCGGGTTTATCGGGGCCTGCCTCGCCAGTCTTGAGCTAAACTTCCGGCGCAGCCTCCTGATGGCACGTTTCCAAATGCTTCAGGCGCTCGCCGTGGATGTCACAATCATCGTCTTCGTCGCCGCCGCAATCCTGATCGGTTGGCAAATCGGCGACCAAGCTCATGCCGCCTACTGGTGGAGTTTCTTCATCGCGAGCCTTCTCGGTAGTTTCTGGATGGCGCGGGTGCTCTCCCAGCCTAATCCCAAGGACTGTCCCCAAGATCAGGAGGTCGAGCTGTTGGACCAGCGGGCTCGAAAACAAGGCGGCGCTATGCTGAAGGGTTCCATCGCCAACTCTGTATGCTCCCGTCTGCAGCCGATCAGCCTGGCCACCTTCAGCACCACTCTCACCGTCGCCCAATTCGGGGCCGCGTGGACACTGATCGGGCCCATGAGACTTCTCTCCGTGGCTTTCAGCAACATTCTTAGACCGCGACTGGCCGTTCAACTGAAACGAGGAGAGAGCGATCGCTTTTATAGAAACCTGCGCCTGAGCTACGCACTCATCAGCGGCATCGGCGTAGCGGGTATCCTCTACACTCTCCTTGCCGGTGGCTTCACCTTCGTCCTCCTCTTCGGAGAGGAATTCCGGTCGGCCGCCATTCTCCTGATTCCGGCAATCCTCTACGCGATCCTCGATACCACCAGCAGCATCCAAGCTTTAGCCATTCAGGTCCGCGACGAGGACGGGGCCCAGTTTACGGCCCGGCTGCGTATCGTTTGCGGAATCGTCTCCCTAGCCCTCCTGGTTCCGGCCTGTTACTATTTCGGGGCGATGGGCGCGCTCTGTGCCCTGCTCATCGTCGAATCGCTCTACATCATTCTCTCGAGCCGAAAGCTTCATCGACAGCAACCGTCGATGAGTTGA
- a CDS encoding glycosyltransferase: MRVAVFHNYYALPGGEDVVFELECKTLESMGHTVLPFVVRNSEVFGEASAFQKIGYAWRTPYNREIHREVSQFLKENKADIGHVHNWFPILSPAIYDAHHDCGIPVVQTLHNYRIGCASGTFRREEKSCHDCTPGHTLPSVRHKCYRNSRIGSLSWMRTVNRAWSNGTYTQTVDRYICPSQEVANQHRKMGLPDEKITIIPNGCERPVRESQISHQDSVSDALFVGRLTPEKGTDVAIEAWRILTKLFPPESPPTLRIVGQGPDEERLRTLAENIPGIHFCGQQPRERVTEFLHSTKALIFPSRWAEPFGLGMIEAFSAGCPVIASNCGAPAEIIKDGVQGFHFPVGSAPILSEKLTLLLSDSEMREQMGLAARQHYEANFTPEAHAEQLLSCFEKTLKEHPQSQRASQ, from the coding sequence GTGCGCGTTGCTGTATTTCATAACTACTACGCTCTGCCGGGAGGAGAAGACGTCGTCTTCGAGCTGGAGTGCAAAACTCTCGAATCGATGGGCCATACGGTCCTCCCATTTGTGGTTCGCAACTCAGAGGTTTTTGGCGAGGCAAGTGCCTTTCAGAAAATCGGTTACGCATGGAGGACTCCCTACAATCGAGAAATTCACCGAGAAGTTTCTCAATTCCTCAAGGAAAACAAGGCGGACATCGGCCACGTTCACAACTGGTTCCCCATTCTCAGCCCTGCCATCTACGACGCCCACCACGACTGCGGAATTCCGGTCGTGCAAACCCTTCACAACTACCGGATCGGCTGCGCCAGCGGAACGTTTCGACGGGAAGAAAAATCCTGCCACGACTGCACGCCCGGGCACACTCTTCCGTCCGTCCGGCACAAATGCTACCGCAACAGCCGGATCGGGAGTCTCTCATGGATGCGGACCGTCAATAGGGCTTGGTCGAACGGAACCTACACCCAAACTGTCGATCGGTACATATGCCCGAGTCAGGAGGTCGCCAATCAACACCGGAAGATGGGTCTTCCCGATGAGAAGATCACGATCATCCCGAACGGTTGCGAGAGACCGGTCCGGGAATCGCAGATTTCCCATCAGGACTCGGTGAGCGACGCCTTGTTTGTCGGTCGGCTCACCCCGGAAAAAGGGACGGACGTAGCCATCGAAGCGTGGCGCATACTCACAAAACTTTTCCCGCCCGAGTCACCTCCGACTCTTCGAATTGTCGGACAAGGACCCGATGAAGAGCGTTTGAGAACCCTTGCCGAAAACATCCCAGGCATTCACTTCTGCGGCCAACAACCCCGAGAGCGGGTCACCGAGTTCCTCCACAGTACGAAAGCTCTGATTTTCCCCAGTCGCTGGGCAGAGCCTTTCGGCCTCGGGATGATCGAAGCCTTTTCCGCAGGTTGCCCGGTCATCGCCTCCAACTGCGGTGCCCCCGCCGAGATCATCAAAGATGGGGTGCAGGGATTTCACTTCCCCGTTGGATCCGCGCCGATCCTCTCCGAAAAACTGACGCTCCTCCTGAGCGACAGTGAAATGAGGGAACAAATGGGTCTGGCAGCCCGGCAGCATTACGAAGCGAACTTCACTCCCGAAGCCCATGCTGAGCAGCTCCTCTCTTGCTTCGAGAAAACCCTGAAAGAGCACCCCCAGAGCCAAAGGGCCTCGCAGTGA
- a CDS encoding O-antigen ligase family protein — translation MSELSPNVTGEAVASRDHRDALLDQIAPLRGSWVGLLLTGAVLLWLLYLASNFRPPTQPITLSDSNSGSAIRQLLFAGTGMLAVTRLFFSRSLGPVVIMHLPVLGILGLILGSVLWSAEATLTIKRGIIYAFGIITLLVMVHSTDHPARQMMRILVYFCTAAALLSLAFYVALPANITVNPARPGLAGISNHPNTLAPFLSIGLLLSFGMPPQSTMERWLILGSRGILALGLFLTFSVTTWTATLIGCGAYLFFSASNYRRGFLQICILTGIVLVSLIGVDTLKSAFFDATGRDESLSGRDELWNAVWIEAKKDILLGNGYGAFWTEGKGRELVQTWNPRQSHNTYLDILVDLGIIGLIAVLIVFPLRIFLSWTFVSGSPGSRQRNCSAAMLAVVISYMSIYAMSQSFFLRFDAFPFFAICWITLIFTNPDRNHLNYEFSQGN, via the coding sequence ATGAGCGAGCTAAGCCCGAACGTCACAGGAGAAGCCGTCGCTTCCCGCGACCACCGGGATGCCCTGCTCGACCAGATAGCCCCATTGAGAGGATCCTGGGTAGGGTTGCTCCTTACTGGGGCAGTTCTTCTCTGGTTACTCTATCTGGCTTCCAACTTCCGACCGCCAACACAGCCCATTACCCTCTCCGACAGCAATAGTGGGTCGGCTATCCGGCAACTCCTTTTTGCTGGAACCGGAATGCTCGCCGTCACCCGCCTATTCTTCAGTCGAAGCCTGGGTCCGGTTGTCATCATGCATTTGCCGGTCCTGGGAATCTTGGGACTGATCCTCGGCTCGGTCCTCTGGTCCGCTGAAGCCACTTTGACGATCAAGCGTGGAATCATCTATGCCTTTGGGATCATTACTTTGCTTGTCATGGTCCACTCTACGGATCACCCAGCGCGCCAAATGATGCGGATCCTCGTCTACTTTTGCACTGCCGCCGCCCTACTTTCTCTGGCTTTCTACGTAGCCCTCCCCGCCAATATCACCGTCAATCCGGCTCGTCCGGGTCTCGCCGGCATCTCCAACCACCCCAACACCCTGGCTCCCTTTCTCTCCATCGGACTCTTGCTCTCGTTCGGCATGCCTCCTCAATCGACAATGGAGCGTTGGTTGATCCTCGGCTCCCGTGGGATCCTCGCCCTTGGCCTTTTTCTCACCTTTTCGGTCACGACTTGGACTGCCACCCTCATCGGCTGCGGTGCTTACTTGTTCTTTTCCGCTTCGAACTATCGGCGCGGCTTTCTCCAGATCTGCATCCTCACCGGCATCGTCCTCGTTTCGTTGATCGGGGTCGACACCCTCAAGTCCGCCTTCTTCGACGCAACCGGTCGTGACGAGTCTCTTTCCGGAAGAGACGAACTCTGGAACGCCGTTTGGATCGAGGCCAAGAAAGATATCCTTCTCGGCAATGGATACGGAGCTTTCTGGACAGAGGGAAAAGGAAGAGAACTCGTCCAGACCTGGAATCCAAGGCAGAGTCACAACACCTATTTGGACATTCTGGTCGACTTGGGAATCATCGGGCTCATCGCGGTTCTCATCGTTTTCCCTCTCCGGATTTTCCTGAGCTGGACCTTCGTTTCCGGCAGCCCCGGAAGCCGTCAGCGAAATTGTTCTGCCGCCATGCTTGCGGTCGTCATCAGCTATATGAGCATCTACGCCATGAGCCAGAGTTTCTTTCTGCGGTTCGATGCCTTCCCCTTCTTTGCCATTTGCTGGATCACTTTGATCTTCACGAATCCTGACCGCAATCACCTCAACTACGAATTCAGCCAAGGAAATTAA